In the Naumovozyma dairenensis CBS 421 chromosome 4, complete genome genome, one interval contains:
- the PRP21 gene encoding Prp21p (similar to Saccharomyces cerevisiae PRP21 (YJL203W); ancestral locus Anc_1.132), which produces MSSPIKEGVENVQHKENDSNIQVPKEPFSFIFSNYHKDVTNKDLQIIRITAEYFVANEITDLNSLLVQLKESFEDISQFNFCKADHPLNDLFLAFINQYKQIKICRSATAPPCIKNTGKDESSQNEFLQRCFKRSIFNEYAKEYHTEKEEANKLQKIQFYSFNWTKFKVVGKIIVDGIDETTVPEPLDFKMLSLKNINNTISTLFNEPTAFKVAESEPGKKSKRKLNVRGAGETRRKKNKNSPNLSTENGRMIECPITHKMVEADNFDKHLRILLSDPNYKQEREKYEAKHRLTNLTTDEIFENIQRIVQKGK; this is translated from the coding sequence ATGTCGTCACCCATAAAAGAAGGTGTTGAAAATGTACaacataaagaaaatgatagCAATATTCAGGTACCAAAGGAACCGTTCAGTTTTATCTTTTCAAACTATCATAAAGATGTTACAAACAAagatcttcaaataatcaGAATCACTGCCGAATATTTCGTCGCTAATGAGATAACCGATCTGAATTCTCTTTTGGTGCAATTGAAGGAATCATTCGAAGATATTTCtcaatttaatttctgCAAAGCAGATCATCCATTAAACGATTTATTTCTGGCATTTATTAATCAATATaaacaaatcaaaatttgcAGATCCGCCACAGCTCCACCGTGTATTAAAAATACAGGTAAAGACGAATCATCTCAAAACGAATTTCTCCAACGATGCTTTAAAAGATCcatatttaatgaatatgCAAAGGAGTATCATACAGAGAAGGAGGAAGCTAACAAACTACAAAagattcaattttattcgTTTAATTGGACAAAATTTAAAGTTGTAGGTAAAATTATTGTCGACGGCATAGATGAAACCACTGTTCCAGAACCTTTGGATTTCAAAATGCTCTCGCttaagaatattaataacacTATTTCAACACTATTTAATGAGCCTACTGCGTTTAAAGTGGCTGAATCCGAACCAGGAAAAAAGAGTAAACGTAAATTAAATGTGAGAGGTGCCGGAGAGACACGTCGtaagaaaaataagaatTCCCCCAATTTAAGCACTGAGAATGGGAGAATGATTGAATGCCCAATTACTCATAAGATGGTGGAAGCCgataattttgataagCATCTACGAATACTACTTTCAGATCCTAATTATAAACAAGAACGAGAAAAGTACGAGGCGAAACATAGATTAACAAACTTAACTACAGAcgaaatatttgaaaacatcCAACGAATTGTCcagaaaggaaaataa
- the NDAI0D05050 gene encoding uncharacterized protein: MGAVVQSLQQLTGCNYFFYYGTTIFQAVGMEDSYLTSIVLGVVNFASTFAALWTVERFEHRRCLLFGSAAMAVCFVVFASTGVTELYPNGHDQATSKVADNIMIVFTYLFIFFFATTWAPIPFVVVAESYPLLIKNRAMAIAVGANWMWGFAIGFCTPFVTSTINFYYGFIFFGYLIFSILYVFFFVCETKGLLLEKVTEMYEEGAVPWTSTT; encoded by the coding sequence ATGGGTGCAGTTGTCCAATCTTTACAACAATTAACTGGTTgtaattatttcttctacTACGGTACTACAATTTTCCAAGCTGTTGGTATGGAAGATTCTTATCTGACTTCTATAGTCTTAGGTGTTGTCAATTTTGCATCTACATTCGCTGCATTATGGACTGTTGAAAGATTTGAGCACAGAAgatgtttattatttggttcTGCAGCCATGGCAgtttgttttgttgtttttgcTTCCACTGGTGTTACAGAATTATATCCAAACGGTCATGATCAAGCTACTTCGAAAGTAGCGGATAACATTATGATTGTCTTCacttatttattcattttcttctttgcGACTACATGGGCACCTATTccatttgttgttgttgctgaaTCTTACCCACTTCTTATCAAAAATCGTGCAATGGCTATTGCAGTTGGTGCAAACTGGATGTGGGGATTCGCTATTGGATTTTGTACACCATTTGTCACAAGTACTATCAATTTCTACTACGggtttatatttttcgGCTATTTAATTTTCTCTATACTTTACgtgtttttctttgtttgtGAAACCAAaggattattattagaaaaagTTACTGAAATGTACGAAGAAGGTGCTGTACCATGGACATCTACCACCTGA
- the NDAI0D05060 gene encoding glutathione peroxidase, with translation MTTFYDLTANLPNDETFHFSDLKGKVVLIVNVASKCSFTPQYKPLEHLYRKYKDKGFTILGFPCNQFAGQEPGSDADIKKFCQETFGVTFPLMKKINVNGSQTDPVYQYLKSQKPGVFGLKTIKWNFEKFLIDKSGNVYERYSSLIRPEELEKEIEKLLGQ, from the coding sequence atgacAACTTTTTACGATTTAACGGCAAACCTACCGAACGATGAAACATTCCATTTCTCAGACTTAAAAGGGAAAGTAGTTCTGATAGTAAATGTAGCTTCAAAATGTTCGTTCACACCTCAATATAAACCCTTAGAACACTTATATAGAAAGTACAAAGACAAAGGGTTTACCATTTTAGGTTTCCCCTGTAACCAGTTTGCTGGCCAAGAACCTGGATCAGATGCagatattaagaaattttgCCAGGAAACTTTTGGTGTAACGTTCCCactaatgaagaaaattaatgTCAACGGAAGTCAAACTGATCCTGTATATCAATACTTGAAGTCTCAAAAACCAGGAGTATTTGGTCTGAAGACTATAAAGTGgaactttgaaaaattcttaaTAGATAAGAGCGGTAACGTATATGAGAGatattcatctttaataaGGCCAGAAGAGttggaaaaggaaattgaaaaattactaGGTCAATAA